CGAAAAATACACAGCACAAGCACCGCCTACATTTAAATGGACTAAAGTGAGAGGAAAAGAATTCGAACCGAATATGGTTTATACAATTCAGGTTGCACCCGAAGATTGTACAGGATGCGGAATCTGCGTTGAAGTTTGCCCGGCAAAAAATAAAACCGAAACACGCCTTAAAGCCCTCAATATGGCTGACCAACTTCCACTGCGCGAACCTGAGAGAATTAATTACGACTACTTCTTAGAGTTACCCGAATACGATAGAAGAAAAGTTCAGATAAACACTGTAAAAGGTTGCCAACTTCTCGAACCTTTGTTCGAGTATTCAGGCGCTTGCACAGGTTGTGGAGAAACACCTTATGTAAAACTTATGACACAACTGTTCGGCGACCGCTGTTTGATTGCAAACGCTACAGGATGTTCTTCAATCTATGGAGGTAATTTACCTACAACTCCGTATTCGAAAAATAAAGATGGCAGAGGTCCTACATGGTCGAATTCGCTTTTCGAGGATAACGCTGAATTCGGTCTCGGTTTCCGACTCACACTCGACCAACAAAAATTATTTGCAATAGAGTTGATGACAAAGCTATCAAGTGTAATTGGAACTGGTTTAATTGATTCAATCATTAACGCCGACCAATCCAACGAGAGTGGAATTTATGAACAGCGCGAACGTGTTGAAATTCTGAAAAAGAAATTAGATAGCGAAAAATCACCCGAAGCAAAACAACTATTATCGATTGCCGATAATTTAGTAAACAAGAGTGTTTGGATTGTTGGCGGCGATGGATGGGCTTACGATATCGGTTACGGTGGTCTCGACCACGTAATCGCATCAGGTAAAAACGTTAATCTGCTTGTGTTGGATACGGAAGTGTATTCAAACACCGGCGGACAAATGTCGAAAGCAACTCCCCGAGCAGCGGTCGCAAAATTTGCAGCAGGCGGAAAACCATTGGGTAAAAAAGACCTCGGTTTGATTGCAATGAGTTACGGAAATGTTTATGTCGCTCAAATTGCTTTCGGTTCAAACGACTTACAAACTGTTCGTGCATTTTTAGAAGCTGAAGCTTACGATGGTCCGTCAGTAATTATTGCATACAGCCATTGCATAGCACACGGTATCAATATGCGTAATGCACTCGATAACCAAAAAGCTGCGGTCGATAGCGGACACTGGCCCCTCTTCAGATATAATCCGGCACTCCTAAAAGAAGGCAAAAATCCGTTGAAGTTAGATTCGAAAGCCCCCACAATCTCATTTAAAGATTACGCTTATATGGAAACTCGATACAAGATGCTGACTAAGAGCAAACCTGAAGAAGCAAAACGCTTGATAGAACTCGGAAACGATGACGCAAAAGCGAGATGGCGTTACTATGAACAGTTAGCTTCAATAAAATATAGTAATGATGATAATCAAGAAAAGAATAAATAGAGAAAGACGTTATTATGGATTTATCAACAACATATATGGGTTTGAAATTAAAAAATCCGATTGTACCTTCGGCTTCACCTTTGTCGCGGGACATTAATACAATAAAAGCATTAGAAGATGCTGGCGCCTCGGCAATTGTTCTGTATTCACTCTTTGAAGAACAAATTACTCACGAAGCGATGGAGTTAAATTATCTCACAACACAAGGAAACGAAAGCTACGCCGAAGCTGTAACTTACTTCCCCCAAGCCAACGAATATCATTTAGGGCCTGAAGAATATTTGGCTCATCTGCAAAAAGCGAAACAAGCTGTAAACATTCCTGTTATTGCAAGTTTGAACGGCGTTACTACCGGCGGATGGTTAGAATATGCAAAGAACATTGAACAAGCCGGCGCCGATGGCTTGGAATTAAATGTTTATTATATTCCAACCGACCCAAAATATACAGGTGTAGATATCGAAAATCTTTACTTAGATATTTTAAAGATCGTGAGGAGTGAAGTAAAAATTCCGGTAGCAGTAAAACTATCGCCGTTCTTCAGTTCAATGGCAAACATAGCAAAGAAGTTGGACGATAACGGAGCGAATGCGTTAGTATTGTTTAACCGCTTCTATCAACCCGATATAGACTTGGAAACATTAGATGTTGTCCCGAATATTTTCTTGAGTACTCCGCAAGCGATGCGGGTTCCTCTGCGATGGGTTGCTATTTTATACGGCAAAATTAAAGCCGATATTGCAGCTACAAGTGGTATTCATACTTCTGAAGATGTTCTAAAGATGCTGATGGTTGGTGCCAATGTTACTATGATGTGCTCGGCTCTTTTAGAAAACGGACCCAAGCATATCACGAAGGTCGTTAACGACCTCCAACGCTGGATGGAAGAACACGAATACGAATCGGTCAGACAAATGATTGGAAGTATGAGCCATAAATCTGTTAAAGAACCGGCAGCATTTGAACGCGCCAACTATATGAAGGTGCTGAATAGCTATAAGTGATTTTAGATTTCAGATTGAAGATTTTAGATTTTTGACTATCAACTAATTTATTAAAATGCCTTCACGTTTTGTGGGGGCATTTTTATTTATACTGATTTTTGAATATATTATCTGTAACCGAAATAGAGAACATGGTAAAGAATAAAAGGATATTGGAGCAGTTTGAGTCGAGGCAAATTAAACGGCGGATGAGTTATATCCGGAAGTTAAAAATTTTTGATGAAATGTATAAGCATGCGCTTGAGCTGAAGATAATTCCACCGAAGAATCCACTAGAGGGAATAGAAATCATTATTAAAATTGCAAAGGTAGTGAATAGTGTTTAAAAAGGTGATAATTAAAATAACTAAGGCGTTAGATAAATTTAATATTCCGTACATGATAATTGGCGGGCAAGCCGTTTTGTTTTATGGTGAACCGCGTTTTACCAGAGATATCGATATTACTTTAGGTATAGATGTTAAAGAGCTTGACAAATT
The sequence above is a segment of the Bacteroidota bacterium genome. Coding sequences within it:
- a CDS encoding dihydroorotate dehydrogenase-like protein, with product MDLSTTYMGLKLKNPIVPSASPLSRDINTIKALEDAGASAIVLYSLFEEQITHEAMELNYLTTQGNESYAEAVTYFPQANEYHLGPEEYLAHLQKAKQAVNIPVIASLNGVTTGGWLEYAKNIEQAGADGLELNVYYIPTDPKYTGVDIENLYLDILKIVRSEVKIPVAVKLSPFFSSMANIAKKLDDNGANALVLFNRFYQPDIDLETLDVVPNIFLSTPQAMRVPLRWVAILYGKIKADIAATSGIHTSEDVLKMLMVGANVTMMCSALLENGPKHITKVVNDLQRWMEEHEYESVRQMIGSMSHKSVKEPAAFERANYMKVLNSYK